Proteins found in one Drosophila ananassae strain 14024-0371.13 chromosome 4 unlocalized genomic scaffold, ASM1763931v2 tig00000078, whole genome shotgun sequence genomic segment:
- the LOC123257982 gene encoding uncharacterized protein LOC123257982: MTGPQVKSSKPPKLPTQVTNEDEKIFEKEEHQVIHDAFIQLLKNKVQPKELKEDDEAVLAFMLSQNQIIFNNVKLEDVEPLSEENFSQFLLSVFEKIREKKLANEENLKNGKIKEVVDDCVADIRGTEAKDSSIKFVLEMLLLLIGGIKIDPKNISGSFMDGMKEKIPFLGKDKKEEDEPPLSDEEMVTTFLSKIFFPVLLSTIPMLIFGPTTLGVVLTAIGTIFAIKGGVEVLFSNDKKGTLYNPHSRDEKERKEWGNEISDGINKILGTPVEKAKGSEQPISVSEQISQGKEKSEQQPVPEQISQRNNRENEKSEQRDQSWTGKENKRREEPQSSKAHTTGVWSDGFSSLRNLSSM; the protein is encoded by the exons ATGACAGGCCCACAAGTAAAAAGTTCAAAACCTCCAAAGTTACCTACTCAGGTAACTAACGAAGATgagaaaatttttgaaaaagagGAACATCAGGTAATCCATGATGCCTTTATACAATTGCTAAAAAACAAAGTACAACCTAAAGAATTAAAGGAAGATGACGAGGCAGTACTCGCTTTCATGCTAAGTCAGAATCAAATTATATTCAATAATGTCAAGCTAGAAGATGTAGAACCACTCAGTGAAGAGAATTTTTCTCAGTTTTTACTTTCCGTATTTGAGAAAATTAGAGAGAAAAAATTAGCTAATGAGGAGAATCTCAAGAATggtaaaataaaagaagtagTAGATGACTGTGTAGCTGATATACGCGGTACAGAAGCTAAAGATTCATCCATAAAGTTTGTATTGgaaatgctgctgctgctaatTGGAGGGATCAAAATAGACCCGAAAAATATTTCTGGCTCCTTTATGGATGGgatgaaagaaaaaataccATTCTTAggtaaagataaaaaagaagagGATGAACCACCACTCAGTGATGAAGAGATGGTAACAACGTTCTTAAGCAAGATCTTTTTTCCTGTCCTTCTTTCCACTATTCCAATGTTAATTTTTGGTCCTACTACACTCGGAGTAGTTCTTACTGCTATCGGCACAATATTTGCCATAAAAGGAGGAGTGGAGGTTCTTTTTTCAAATGACAAAAAAGGTACTTTGTATAACCCTCATTCACGGGAtgaaaaggaaagaaaagaaTGGGGTAATGAAATTAGCGATGGcatcaataaaattttaggaaCCCCAGTCGAGAAGGCTAAAGGGAGTGAGCAACCCATTTCTGTTTCTGAACAAATTTCCCaaggaaaagaaaagagtGAACAACAACCTGTTCCTGAGCAAATTTCCCAGAGAAACAACAGGGAAAACGAAAAGAGTGAGCAGCGCGATCAATCTTGGACAGGAAAGGAAAACAAACGAAGGGAAGAACCACAGAGCAGCAAAG CACATACAACAGGAGTATGGTCAGACGGATTTTCTAGCTTACGCAATCTATCATCTATGTAG